TGCAGCCGATTCAACGCAAAAAGACATTATCGTCAATACAGTCAAGCCCTATGAAACCGTGATTTCCGAAAGTGCCCTTGCTAAAGCTGAAAAAAGTTATAAACGTAAAATTAAATTGGATTCCGCAATTGAAATTCAAGTGAACGTCCGTGATATCGAGCAACTGGAAGAGCTTATTGAGGTAGGCTTTGATGAGGAAACAAATCGAAAATTTTATAAAATCTACTTTAATGAAGAAATATAGTCCTACGTAATAAAAATAGTGTTAGATTGATTACGTTCAATCTAACACTTTCGCCTTAAAGATAGGTGAAATCGCCAGTAAAACCATACCAGCAAAATTATTGCAATGGAATCTTTACTTCAATATCTTCCCCAATCGGGTTATAGTAATAGTTGAAAAATATTTTAGCTTTACCATTATATTGATCAAAGGACTCTGTTGAATAGAGATACTCATCATCATCTGAAAATGTGCCGCCTTTATATGCTAATGTCGTGCCATCTGCTTTTAAACCACTTCTATAAAATATATGTCGTATACGACCATCCCAATTTTTTGCAGCCGTTTTTAAACTTTGTTGCTCTACAGAAATATCCCAATCTAAAAAATCAGGTTTTGAGAGTACTTCTTGTCTACCAAAATCAACTTCGATAAAGTCCTCCCCCTTTGGAACAGCTTGAACAGCGCCTATCAACACCGTTAATGACTGTGGATTATCAAAATAATTACTTTGCAAATAGAGCGTATATTTGCCGTCCCGAATATCTCCGTTCATTGAATGACTACTACGAATGCTTTCTCTACGCTCACCACTTTCCGTTACGACTGCAATATCATCAAGTGCTAATATTTGCATTGTATTTGCTTTGTCTACTTCAATGTCAAGTGCCAATTTTAGTGGGGTACGGCGAATTTTTGTAATAGTAAACTTTTGACCTTCGACTTCAACAGTACGATTAGCAATAAAAACTTTTTCCTCCGCGATTTCGTTTTGTAAGGAAAACGGTATCGTCATTTCAATTTCCCCTTGATTCTTATCTTTAAAACGAAATACGGCTGTAAAGTCCCGTGAAGTATAGGCCATTGGCTCAGAAAAACTATATTCCACTGAAGATGAAATAAATGCTTGATTTCCACCACCCATCGTAAATGAACAACCACATTTAATTTCATCGTCTCCTTGGAACAATTGGACTTCCTCCAGATTTAATTCAAATGAAGCATCCGCATCATAGTAAAGGACAAAACCTGACTGATCTGCTATCACGCCTTGTAATGTAAGAGATAGACCATCTTTCGTCTGCGTCTTATTAATTTCTTCATAATATTTATGCTCCACAATATCTTTTATCCCTTTATCTCTTACTACCGCTGATACAATGGCGTCCAGGCCAGGTATTTTTGCAACATAGCTAGCAACAGTTGGCGAAACGCGAATAGAAAGTAATAGACTTAAGCAACACAAAAATACGATTGCTACAGAAGCCATACGCTTCTTTGTTCTTTTTTCTCGCTGTACTTTGCGCAATACATCCATTCGAATTTGTTGAAGTTGCTCCTTTGGCACATCAATTGGTGGTTTTTTCATAGCCAGTCCTCCTTTTCTCTTGCGAAGTTTCTAAGCTTCTTTAGAATGTGATGAAGTTTAGACTTTACAGTACCTTCTGGAATTTGATTGAGCTCGGCAATTTCCTTGTTTTTAAGCTGTTGAAAATATTTCATATAGACGATTTGTTGCTCTGACAAGGTTAATTGTGCTAATAATCTCTCAATATCTGAGTAAATGGCCCATTCAAATACATGATATTCTTCGATCTGAACGGTTTGTTGACGTTTTCGCAAATGGTCTTTACAGCAATTGATTAAGACGCGCACGAGCCATGTTCTGGCATATTCGGGTTGTTGAACGGTATGCATTTTTTTAAGCGCCTTATAAACTAGCTCTTGCATCACGTCTAAAGCGTCTTGCTCATTTTTCATATATGTAAAGGCCATGCGATATAAAATTTCTTCGTCCACTTCAATAAGAGAAAGTATCGCTTGATGATCTCCACGTATGGCACGCTTTGTTATTTCGAATTCCATTCTTTTCGCCTCCTTCCTCCATTAGACTGTAAAATACTTTATTTCGTTCAAAAATGATTTAATCTAACAAAAAAACCTTCAAATTCTTAATGAATCTGAAAGTTTTTGAATGAATATTTAAAATTAGTTAATCTTGGAAGCTTGTTAAAATGCCATCTTCAAAATAAAGGTATTGACCATTTCCATAAACCCATTGTTCATAAGACCCGTATACTGTTACAGTTCTATTAATATCAATTGGTTCACCCCATAAAGATGCTTTTACTTCGTCATAGGTCATTCCTAAAGTAGGATTCATCCCTCTAGCAGCTTCAATTTTTTCGTCTCTTACTCTCGCCTCTTCCTTTCTTATAATCATCGTATTTAAATTTCGCTGATATTCACTTTCAATATAGTTCCAATCGGTTTTCGTTATAGGTCCGAATGATAACGGACTTTTATAAGATGTATTCGTTACCCCTGCAATAATTTCATCTTTCATTCTTCCATAATATTCAGGATCAACAGCAAGTGCTAAAGCTCCAGAAGCCTTGTACGAATTTTGGTCAGTTTGTAAATAAAGAGCATAATTATACATTGCTAAAAATTCATCATTATCATGAAGTCCTTTTTCATTATCATACACTTCTTGAACCTTTTGAAAATCCTTGTTTCTAACTGCTTGTTCCATTTCATCTAGCACTAACTCTTTACCTTGTTTCGAAAACTTCTCCATTTTAATCCAATTCTCACGACTGACCGCTGACCTAATTCTGTAATACTTCGAACTTATAAAAGTATAATTATTTTCACTTATCAATTGATCCACAAATTTTATACTAAATTCATCTACTTTATCAGTTTCCGATTCAGGTAAATCTAAAGTTTCCAATTTCACCAAAAGATCCTCATATTTCTTTTCCTTTAAAAGCGTTTCTAATGCAAGGATTTCAGATTCTGCCCTTATTTCATTTTCTTCCTTAACAGTTTTTTCACTATTACAACCTGATAATAGTAAACTGAAGCCCAATGCTAATACTAAATGTTTAATCTTTATCAATCAGTACACTCCCTTACTATGTTCTTTTTATGTATTCATAAATCGCCATTATAAATCTATTTTGGTAATCTATAACAAAGTCTATTTTATATTTTCATATAATTACAATCAACCTATTTAGTGATCAATTAAAAGGAAGCTATCCATTCTACCCTATCGATAAACAAAAATGGACCTCACGAAAGTGAAGCCCATTAATCGACTCATGGCTTAGAAATATACTTAATAGCTTGTTAAAAATACTTTACCGTTCGTCTTTTTAGTAGCTTCAACAGCGTCAATTGCCTTTGTTAAATCTGATAAGTCATAGGTGGAATCGGCCTGCATCAGGCGCAATTTTTTGTCATTGATGAGCCTAGTCACATGAGTAAACGTTTCTTGCCATTTGCTCACGGATACATTTTTATTCCAATTCCTTAAATGAAACATATTCGCATTCAATTGTGCACCATTTACAATATGTGCCCAATTGACTTGAATTCCTGATAGTAGACCTATCGTTAAGAAGTGCCCATAAGGATGGACACATGTAGCTAATTCATTGCCATCAGAGCCTCCAATCGAATCAATTGCTGCATTTGCACCTATTCCATTTGTCAATTCCATAACGGTTTCATAAAGACCACTTCTAGAAGTATCTATTACATCAGAAGCTCCTAGATGAAGTAATTTCTCTGTATGCTTATTATTTCTTGTCACGCCAATCAATCGAAAACCTATTATTTTAGAAAATTGAGCAAAAATGTGTCCAATAGCTGAACCACAAGCATTCACCAATAAAACATCATTTGCTTTTAATTTTAAAACTTCTGTACAAACTACCCACGCAGTAACTGGATTGATATACATTTGAGCAGCTGTAAAATCATCTATTAAATCAGGTACAGGAACGCTAAATTCTGCTGATGTTTTAACAAATTCTTGCCATGTTCCTTCTCCACGTAAAGGTAACACACGTTTACCAATAAGATTCTTCGAAACAGAAGAACCTACATTCTCAACAATTCCAACTCCTTCATAACCTGGAATGTTGGGCAATGCTATACGATGAGCATACGATCCTCTAATAGGAATTAAATCAGAGGGATTAATTGGTCTTACTAGCATTCTTACGAGCACTTCATTATCCTTAGGTGGTTCAATCGTTTTATACTCGAGTTTTAATACCTCTTTAGGGCTACCAAATTCATTGAAATGAATATATTTCGCATCCATCTTATCATGCTCCTTATTAGTACTAGAGTAATTGAAGTATAGCATTATATGATGTATTACTTCGTCAACAGTATATTGATTTTCATCACAGATGGTATAATTTAACTGACTAGTAGTCATATTTTGTTTAGGAGGTTGATAGGATGATAAACAAACGAAATGGGCACTTAAAAAACTAGGGGATTACGACTAAGTAACCAATCTTTTAGCGTCTCCCCACATTTTGAAAGGGGAAAATTATTTGAAGCAACTATTATTAATCATCGACGCACAACAAGCATTGATTGATGGAAATCAAGAAACAGGTCAAATTTTCAGTAAAGAGAAGCTTATTATTACTATTAATAAAGTAATTAACAAAGCAATAGCAGCAACAGTTCCAGTTATTTTTGTGAGGGATCTTGATGTAGCTGAAGGACAGGGAGATGGATTTCAAATTCACAATGAAATTACTGTACCTACTGAAGCAAAGATCTTTGATAAATCTGCAACAAATTCTTTTTATGGGACAGGACTGCTTGAACATTTAACAACACAGCATATTGAACATATTGTTATGATGGGCTGTGAAACACAGCACTGTATAGATAGTGCTGTTAGAACAGCAACAATCAGTGGTTTCGATGTAACGTTAGTCGAGGATGGGCATTCAACATTGGGCAATGCTGTTTTAAGTTCCGAACAAATTATACAGCATCATAATACTACCCTGCACGGTCATTATAATGTTGACCACTTTTCTATTGTTAGAAATTCCGAGGAAGATTTATTTCGTCCCACTCATAATTCTTATCGGGATAGTTAAAATTAGTCATTCAATGAAGAGAGCCGGCAATATAGCACAAAGGACTTGCATGTATTTATGCGCAAGTCCTTTATGTGGTATGTTATTTCGACTGTTGGAAAGTCAACTTTTATTGTCATTCGTGCACACAGCCGCCATTTCAGAACTTTATAGTACAAACGTTTTTTAAAGCTTTTTTGTGTAATAATATCGCTTACCTGTTAGTGGATAATGGGTGAGTACAAATTCTTCTTTATAGCCAAGCTTCACGTAAAAATCAGGTGCCTGAAAACTAAACGTATTTAAAAATGCATATTTACAACCTCTATCTCTAGCAATCTTCTCAGCTTTATCCATCAGTTCCGTACCAATATGCTGTCCACGAAGTTCTTCACTTACCCATAAATACTCAACTTCTAGCCAATTTCCATGTGTCTCTCCAATTAACCCTGCAACTCTAGTTCCTTTTTCATCTTCTACAAAAATTCCAATATCTTTTACTACCTTTTCTTCAAGATTTGAAAGATTGTATTTTAATAACGCTTGAAAAATATGCGCTTTCTCCTCGTTAGTAACATTTTCACATTCAATATATTTCATTTTTCTGCCTCCTCTATTGCTTTATTAATTATTGAAAGAAGATACCTCTTTTTTAAAATACGCTTGCCTTTTTGTCCCCGTTACGGCTTTCCAAGCCAATAACCCTAAGAACAAGAAGAACATTGCACCAATTAAGCCGACAGGTCGAATCGAAGTGAATTCAGCGGCTAAACCTATTACAATCGTTACGGCTACAATAATACTTGCTTCAATAACACGAAAGAGGCTTTCAAACCTTCCCATTATCTTTATAGGTACATGATTTTGGTAAAAAGTTAGATAGCCTGTATTTGCAAATGTTACGGCAAAGCCTATTAAGAATACACCCGGTACTGCACTAAAAAAACCGCTAGCACTATAAAATACTAGATATCCAATTGAGGTGAAAATAGTACCGACACCTATTAAATGATTCACCGCAAGATGCTTTGTAAATATAGAATTAATGATAGACCCGATGATAATGCCAGCTCCAAAAATACTTAGTAAATACCCATAATTAGTATCTGAAATTGACAGTACACCTTTAGCAAATGCTGCCTCTAGAGAATCGATTGCAGTCATAAATATCGTAGTACCACTAAATAATAAATAAATTTTGGTGATATAAGCATTTTCCTTTGTAAAATTAACAACTACATGACAATCTTTTTTTATTAATTCCCATGAAAATCTTTGCATTTTTGTTTCTTTATCTCTTACATCAACATTAGGTAGCATCATGATAAGAAGTGCCGAAAAAAGTAATGCAATTGCATTTATATGAATGGCAGTATACGGTGTGCCCAGCCAAAATAATATACCCGCAATAGCAGGCCCTATTAATGAACCACAAGAATTGATAAAACTACGTAGTGCATTAAAACGTTGCCGATCTTTCACAGGGATTAGTTTCGTCATATACACCATCGATGTTGGCTGAAATATAGCACTGCCCACATTTATGATAAATGCTACTCCATAGACATAAATAAGCGAAGGTAAAAAAGGAATTACCGCAATACATAATGCCCGGAACATGTCCAATCCCATCATAAGTAGCCGCGTATTTACCCGATCAATTAAGCTACCTGCCCAAGTATTTGAAAAAATCGTTGCGATTGGACCGAGGATATATAATAAAGCAATGGCAAGTGGGGAACCTGTTTCATTCAATAGGATTAAATTAAGTGCGATCAGATAAACCCACGCACCCACATTTGAAATGCCTATCCCCCCTAACAGCATTAAAGGATACTTCCATCTGGACATTATCACCACTCCTATTTTATTTTTAATAAAACAAAATAAAAAACTCACCCCCAAGATAGTATCTTGGGGGCGAGTCATATCGCGGTGCCACCCCAGTTCGTTTCTACATTGCTGTAGCAACCTTATCGAGTACGGCATTTTTCAAAATCGTGCGATACTCTATCCCGTTAACGTGAGAATACGTTGCATCATCATTGTGTCAACAAATAAATCCAATGCACAGCTCAAAGGCTTGTTTCAACATATTTCGTATCCCTCCTTTTCAGCTCCCAGAGGTCTCTGTAGATCGTACGTATGTTTACTCTTCTTTTCATAGCTTTTCATATGTAATTTTGTAAATCTTATACTATTTTAAATTAAATTTCAATACTAAAAGAAATTGACTATTTTTTTCATGTCTAATATAACACACTAATGAGGGTTGATTATCCATATGCGTCTCGTCACTTTTAAAACTATACTTTCATAATTGACATCCAATTGACAACTACTTTTAATTTTTTGATAAAAAATTTAAGCCAAAACACCTGATCGTTTGTCTAATAGACGTACAACAAAAACGAAAGGAGGAAATACGATGAAACTTGAACGTTTAGTAAAGAAAGCACAAAAAGGAAATGATAAAGCCTATGTAATGCTTTTCCAACAGTACGAAGCAGATATTTATCGAATGGCTTTTGTCTATGTAAAAAATAAAGAAGATGCATTAGATCTTGTTCAAGAAGTGGCCTATCAGTCTTTTAAAAAAATCAGTACATTGAAAAAGCCAGAATTTTTCAAGACATGGCTAATGAAAATAACGATTAATTGTGCCCTAAACTTAATTAATAAAAATAAAAAAGTAATTCCGCTAAATTCAAACTTGGACAAGATTATGAGGACGGAAGATGAAGATATTGCACTGACGTTATCTTTAAATAAGCTAATTGACACTTTACAAGAGGATGAAAAAAGTGTCATTTTACTAAAATATTATGATGATCGGACATTAAAGGAGATTTCCGAGATATTAGATATCCCACTAGGAACCGCAAAGTCTGTCCTATACCGCGCTCTAGATAAGCTTCGTCAAAATTTTAAGGAGGTAGATAGCTATGCATAATCATCTTAAACAAGAGCTTTCACAAATTGACATCCCTGCTGAAATCCACGAAAGAAGTAAATTGGGCATTAAAAAAGCAAAATCTGAAAAAGGTGGTAAATTGAATCGTTTTGTTAAGAAACGATTAGCTATCGCTGTGATTTCCGCTTCGTTAATGATTCCAACAGGCGTATTTGCTTATCAAGCATTACTTGCCGATGAATTATATGGTTCTTTTGATAATCTAAAAAAACATGCTGCAAATGTGACAATGGAAAGTTACTTATTATTCAATGCAAAACTCGATCAAGCAAAAGGTGACTTAGGAAAAGAAGAGTATGAACAATTTAAAGAATTATTAAATGTCTTTACAAGTGCCAAAATTGAATATGGCAACCACAATGGCAACATCGATTATTCTCAAATTCCCGTAGAGCCATTAGAGGAGATTAAAGCCGCTATGTATGAAGTGCAACCATACTTTGACAAATTGAACGGCCTTCCATCAAGTAAAGACGTTTTAACGGCTGAAGAATATGAACAATATATACAAGCCCTCATGACCTATGAAACGACGATGGCACAACTAGGTGTTTCTAGTGCTCCAGACGTCGAGACAATGCCTAAAGAAATGCAACAGCAATTCATCGACGCTCAAACTTACTTACAATATGTAAATGACAAGCAGGTTGAAGTGAAAATTGACGCGGGAATTGAATGATAACAAGAAAACAGCTTGGGAGTAGAATATCCCAAGCTGTTTTTCTATTGTCCCTCCTAATCGGAGCCGATGAGGCAACACTTCCACGTTATGTTTCGTCATACTTTTAGTAGTACGCTACAATTCCCTTAATAATGTATAAAAACAAATAATGTTAAAACTTATAGGTGCAAACGTAACGTCATAAAGTGTAAAATATCCACTATAATTAAGATATATAATGTTGCCCAACTAGTATTTGTCGGCGATGTCATAAGTATCTTTTCTTCGTGGTTTTTGACAAGTTGTGCTATATTCAAAGTGTCAGGAGTGAGTTGATGAAAAAGTTTTTAACAATTATCACAATAATTCTTGTTTTACTCGGAGCAGCTGGCTATGCCATGTGGCATTTTGGGACAAATATTGCTTCTGAAAAAATTATCGAAAAAGTGGAGTCTACTTTAGATGACGAAAATCTAGCAGAAGTAAAAACCTATATCGAGAACGATCCGAAAGTTCAAGAAATTGTAAGCGAGGCAGCAACTACAAATCCGGATACTCTCCCCTTCCAAACTAAGGAAGAAGCGATACGTGTGTTAATAACAAAAGTGGGCGTTAATCGTTTACTTGATATTCAGGAACAAGCGCAAAACGGTTCAATTAGTGAGGATGAAATATTATCCGAAATGGAAGGTAAACTATCTGAAGATGAAATTTCTGCTTTAAAATATGTTTTATATAAAGAATTGAATAAATAAAACGAGCCCTAAACGTTTAAATTGTCACAAGCAGTGATGCTAAGAAAACACAGCTATTGTTATTTCTTACACTAACGCCAACCACTCAAAAGTCTCACAGTGAAAAGTGGTTGTGGCAACCCATTGGTGCTGGTGGGTCTAACAATATGGACTCGATTCCTCTTTAGTGGAATCGAGTCTTTTTTTATAGACATTACCGCAAAGCACGACTAAATAATGGGTCCTCCAACAAATCTTCAAGACACCTGCCATTTATTTTTTT
This genomic interval from Lysinibacillus sphaericus contains the following:
- a CDS encoding GNAT family N-acetyltransferase, which translates into the protein MKYIECENVTNEEKAHIFQALLKYNLSNLEEKVVKDIGIFVEDEKGTRVAGLIGETHGNWLEVEYLWVSEELRGQHIGTELMDKAEKIARDRGCKYAFLNTFSFQAPDFYVKLGYKEEFVLTHYPLTGKRYYYTKKL
- a CDS encoding sigma-70 family RNA polymerase sigma factor, whose product is MKLERLVKKAQKGNDKAYVMLFQQYEADIYRMAFVYVKNKEDALDLVQEVAYQSFKKISTLKKPEFFKTWLMKITINCALNLINKNKKVIPLNSNLDKIMRTEDEDIALTLSLNKLIDTLQEDEKSVILLKYYDDRTLKEISEILDIPLGTAKSVLYRALDKLRQNFKEVDSYA
- a CDS encoding MFS transporter — protein: MSRWKYPLMLLGGIGISNVGAWVYLIALNLILLNETGSPLAIALLYILGPIATIFSNTWAGSLIDRVNTRLLMMGLDMFRALCIAVIPFLPSLIYVYGVAFIINVGSAIFQPTSMVYMTKLIPVKDRQRFNALRSFINSCGSLIGPAIAGILFWLGTPYTAIHINAIALLFSALLIMMLPNVDVRDKETKMQRFSWELIKKDCHVVVNFTKENAYITKIYLLFSGTTIFMTAIDSLEAAFAKGVLSISDTNYGYLLSIFGAGIIIGSIINSIFTKHLAVNHLIGVGTIFTSIGYLVFYSASGFFSAVPGVFLIGFAVTFANTGYLTFYQNHVPIKIMGRFESLFRVIEASIIVAVTIVIGLAAEFTSIRPVGLIGAMFFLFLGLLAWKAVTGTKRQAYFKKEVSSFNN
- a CDS encoding DUF3600 domain-containing protein; its protein translation is MHNHLKQELSQIDIPAEIHERSKLGIKKAKSEKGGKLNRFVKKRLAIAVISASLMIPTGVFAYQALLADELYGSFDNLKKHAANVTMESYLLFNAKLDQAKGDLGKEEYEQFKELLNVFTSAKIEYGNHNGNIDYSQIPVEPLEEIKAAMYEVQPYFDKLNGLPSSKDVLTAEEYEQYIQALMTYETTMAQLGVSSAPDVETMPKEMQQQFIDAQTYLQYVNDKQVEVKIDAGIE
- a CDS encoding sigma-70 family RNA polymerase sigma factor, encoding MEFEITKRAIRGDHQAILSLIEVDEEILYRMAFTYMKNEQDALDVMQELVYKALKKMHTVQQPEYARTWLVRVLINCCKDHLRKRQQTVQIEEYHVFEWAIYSDIERLLAQLTLSEQQIVYMKYFQQLKNKEIAELNQIPEGTVKSKLHHILKKLRNFAREKEDWL
- a CDS encoding DUF4179 domain-containing protein, with the protein product MKKPPIDVPKEQLQQIRMDVLRKVQREKRTKKRMASVAIVFLCCLSLLLSIRVSPTVASYVAKIPGLDAIVSAVVRDKGIKDIVEHKYYEEINKTQTKDGLSLTLQGVIADQSGFVLYYDADASFELNLEEVQLFQGDDEIKCGCSFTMGGGNQAFISSSVEYSFSEPMAYTSRDFTAVFRFKDKNQGEIEMTIPFSLQNEIAEEKVFIANRTVEVEGQKFTITKIRRTPLKLALDIEVDKANTMQILALDDIAVVTESGERRESIRSSHSMNGDIRDGKYTLYLQSNYFDNPQSLTVLIGAVQAVPKGEDFIEVDFGRQEVLSKPDFLDWDISVEQQSLKTAAKNWDGRIRHIFYRSGLKADGTTLAYKGGTFSDDDEYLYSTESFDQYNGKAKIFFNYYYNPIGEDIEVKIPLQ
- a CDS encoding cysteine hydrolase family protein: MKQLLLIIDAQQALIDGNQETGQIFSKEKLIITINKVINKAIAATVPVIFVRDLDVAEGQGDGFQIHNEITVPTEAKIFDKSATNSFYGTGLLEHLTTQHIEHIVMMGCETQHCIDSAVRTATISGFDVTLVEDGHSTLGNAVLSSEQIIQHHNTTLHGHYNVDHFSIVRNSEEDLFRPTHNSYRDS
- a CDS encoding zinc-dependent alcohol dehydrogenase family protein, which translates into the protein MDAKYIHFNEFGSPKEVLKLEYKTIEPPKDNEVLVRMLVRPINPSDLIPIRGSYAHRIALPNIPGYEGVGIVENVGSSVSKNLIGKRVLPLRGEGTWQEFVKTSAEFSVPVPDLIDDFTAAQMYINPVTAWVVCTEVLKLKANDVLLVNACGSAIGHIFAQFSKIIGFRLIGVTRNNKHTEKLLHLGASDVIDTSRSGLYETVMELTNGIGANAAIDSIGGSDGNELATCVHPYGHFLTIGLLSGIQVNWAHIVNGAQLNANMFHLRNWNKNVSVSKWQETFTHVTRLINDKKLRLMQADSTYDLSDLTKAIDAVEATKKTNGKVFLTSY